The following proteins are co-located in the Gordonia polyisoprenivorans genome:
- the nthA gene encoding nitrile hydratase subunit alpha, producing the protein MSLTIDHAHDTELTHAPGVPAQAPAGDRAWALYNALNSKGLVPEGYVENWKKTFEEDFTPRRGAALVARAWTDPEFRELLLTDGTAAVGQYGWLGAQGEYIVAVEDTPTLKNVIVCSLCSCTAWPILGLPPTWYKSFEYRARVIREPRTVLAELGTVLPDDVKIRVVETSAETRYLVLPMRPAGTEGWSAEQLEKIVTKDCLIGVALPTVS; encoded by the coding sequence ATGTCATTGACGATCGACCACGCTCACGATACCGAGCTCACCCACGCTCCCGGGGTGCCCGCGCAGGCACCCGCGGGTGACCGCGCCTGGGCCCTGTACAACGCACTGAACTCCAAGGGGCTCGTTCCCGAGGGGTACGTGGAGAACTGGAAGAAGACCTTCGAGGAGGACTTCACTCCCCGCCGGGGCGCTGCGCTCGTGGCACGCGCGTGGACTGATCCCGAGTTCCGTGAACTGCTGCTGACCGACGGCACCGCTGCTGTCGGACAGTACGGATGGCTTGGCGCGCAGGGCGAGTACATCGTAGCCGTCGAGGACACGCCGACTCTGAAGAACGTGATCGTCTGCTCGCTCTGCTCGTGCACCGCATGGCCGATCCTGGGTCTGCCGCCGACCTGGTACAAGAGCTTCGAGTACCGCGCGCGAGTCATCCGGGAGCCGCGCACCGTGCTGGCCGAACTCGGAACCGTACTGCCCGACGACGTGAAGATCCGTGTGGTCGAAACGAGCGCCGAGACTCGTTACCTGGTGCTTCCGATGCGGCCGGCAGGCACCGAGGGTTGGAGTGCCGAACAGCTCGAGAAGATCGTCACCAAGGATTGCCTCATCGGCGTCGCTCTGCCCACCGTCTCCTGA
- the nthB gene encoding nitrile hydratase subunit beta encodes MDGVHDLGGKQGFGPVDHTVNQYEGGQPVPETFHADWEHLPYSLFFLGVAELNKFSVDEVRHVVERIAPVHYLVTPYYERYAIGVATLMVETGVLTHEELETLAGGPFPLALPAVSEGRPARADKVEFNVGDTVRVRDDYFAGHIRMPAYCRGKTGVVRHRTADKWPFPDAIGHGRTDGGEEPTYHVEFTGEELFGDDTESASVLVDLFEGYLEPAA; translated from the coding sequence ATGGATGGAGTACATGATCTCGGTGGTAAGCAGGGCTTCGGCCCCGTCGACCACACCGTGAACCAGTATGAGGGTGGCCAGCCGGTCCCCGAGACCTTCCACGCAGACTGGGAGCACCTGCCCTACAGTCTGTTCTTCCTCGGCGTCGCCGAGCTCAACAAGTTCAGCGTCGACGAGGTCCGCCACGTCGTCGAGCGCATCGCTCCCGTTCACTACCTGGTCACGCCGTACTACGAGCGCTATGCGATCGGTGTCGCCACTCTGATGGTCGAGACCGGGGTCCTCACACACGAGGAGCTGGAAACACTTGCCGGCGGGCCATTCCCGCTGGCGCTGCCCGCGGTCTCCGAGGGCCGGCCGGCCCGCGCCGACAAGGTGGAGTTCAACGTCGGCGACACCGTGCGCGTGCGTGACGACTACTTCGCCGGTCATATCCGTATGCCCGCGTACTGCCGCGGCAAGACCGGGGTGGTCCGACACCGGACAGCCGACAAGTGGCCGTTCCCGGATGCGATCGGCCACGGCCGAACCGACGGTGGTGAAGAGCCGACTTACCACGTGGAGTTCACCGGAGAAGAATTGTTCGGCGACGACACCGAATCGGCGAGCGTACTGGTAGATCTGTTCGAGGGGTACCTCGAGCCGGCCGCCTGA